In one window of Etheostoma spectabile isolate EspeVRDwgs_2016 unplaced genomic scaffold, UIUC_Espe_1.0 scaffold00001793, whole genome shotgun sequence DNA:
- the LOC116675326 gene encoding TOG array regulator of axonemal microtubules protein 2-like, with translation MDGLKSVRALARHHPEHLQPKLPEVCLVLTEAVNNLRSAVACSTISTLAELHTHLGRAMDTEARWTGRVLLLKLAQTTNAFIHQQANLALDALVEGCSTSKV, from the exons ATGGATGGATTGAAATCTGTTCGAGCTCTGGCACGACACCATCCAGAACACCTGCAGCCCAAACTGCCTGAAGTCTGCCTGGTCCTCACAGAAGCC GTGAATAACCTGCGCTCTGCTGTGGCCTGTTCTACAATTAGCACCCTAGCAGAGCTCCATACCCACCTAGGGAGGGCCATGGACACCGAGGCACGGTGGACAGGCCGCGTCCTGCTGCTGAAGTTGGCCCAGACAACCAACGCCTTCATTCACCAGCAGGCTAACCTCGCCCTGGATGCGCTGGTGGAGGGCTGCAGCACCAGTAAAGTATAA
- the LOC116675325 gene encoding uncharacterized protein LOC116675325, whose protein sequence is MKNYNEDSHPIESHRRHSGYSQSRILEIERAERAEFLELLHRVERLYNSRSRQIDEIRKRMGFSVHQDTLTSPQTTASPILKDDKRVRTFRTNQTMVEEEPFSKKRLGLGSKMAGWNAANRRNPRTHASLSSVDMPTPTELRAISKVSLFTPSPPSSPPPRATRRPSCLPKLPGTQKRTSPWFPGSSTQGSSTSIRSCPTQQKRTSLWDTDGGAQSASTTFGPPPATEKDHAAGPWWWHPNFQHLHQKLPSPTEKDLTMGQNVTQMKTSSLWSILQRACPSASRS, encoded by the exons CCAATAGAGAGCCACAGGAGACACAGTGGCTACAGTCAGTCCAGGATCCTGGAAATTGAAAGAGCTGAAAGGGCTGAGTTTCTTGAACTCCTTCACCGAGTAGAGAGACTGTATAACTCACGGAGTCGCCAAATTGATGAGATCAGGAAGAGAATGGGATTTTCCGTCCACCAGGATACCCTTACCTCACCTCAGACTACAGCTTCTCCAATTTTAAAGGATGACAAAAGGGTTCGGACGTTCAGGACCAACCAGACGATGGTAGAAGAGGAGCCTTTCTCCAAGAAGAGGCTGGGTCTGGGCAGTAAGATGGCAGGGTGGAACGCTGCAAACAGGAGGAACCCACGTACACACGCTTCCCTCAGCTCTGTGGACATGCCCACTCCCACTGAGCTGAGGGCCATTTCAAAAGTCAGCCTTTTCACCCCCAGTCCtccttcttcccctcctcccagAGCAACCAGGAGACCGTCTTGTCTCCCG AAGCTGCCCGGCACACAGAAAAGGACCTCGCCGTGGTTTCCCGGCAGTAGCACCCAAGGTTCCAGCACCTCCATCAGAAGCTGCCCCACCCAACAGAAGCGGACTTCGTTGTGGGACACCGACGGTGGCGCCCAGAGTGCCAGCACCACCTTTGGACCCCCCCCTGCCACAGAAAAGGACCACGCCGCGGGACCCTGGTGGTGGCACCCAAATTTCCAGCACCTCCATCAGAAGCTGCCCAGCCCAACAGAAAAGGACCTCACCATGGGACAAAATGTCACCCAAATGAAGACCTCTAGCCTTTGGTCAATCCTGCAAAGAgcctgtccctctgcttcacgCAGCTGA